The DNA sequence ttaattgaCACGACtacgccagttgctgggaattgccagTGGGCAGAGAgctgtttcactcaggtcctgcgtgtgggcttcccagaagagacatctggttggccactgagagaacaaaatgctggactgaTCTTATGcgtaactttggttcattaatttcagtgggtctactctgagtatattCAAAAagtgatctcagggttgccaggaagagTGTCTTTAGCCTTCAAATACCTGggtaaaagaaatgtttttaaattccttctgaaagtcaGTAACGAGGGAGATAAATGCACCTTgcgaggagggcattccacaaacggaactgccactgaaaagaCCATGCCACAAGTCAATGCCATCTGGGCAGCCCTCTGTGGCGGCACTGCTAACAAAGCCTCCCCTGCCGCTTGGAGGGCCCAAGATGGGTGACAGTGGGGAAAGTGCCTTTTAGGTTCTTGGGTGCTAAGCCATTTATGGCTTTAActactagtactaacaccttgagtTGGGCTCCAGAATGTTTTCCTTTAGCAAAATGTATTCTGAATGAGTAAATGATTGTGGGGTGGGTGGATTCAGCTGTCTAAAAACTGTGCCTTaaaagttaccaaattctttctttctttctttctttctttctttctttctttttctttctttttctttctttctttctctctctctctctctctctttctctctctctctctttctccctctctctctttctttctccctctctctctttctttctctctctctttctttctttctctctctctctctctctttctctctctctttctttctctctctctttctctctctctctctctttctttctctctctctttctctctcgtaCCATCGCAAGGGGCCTGGGCTACGCTGTGTTTTCTCCCTCATCCTGAAAGCGCCATCCCAGCATGGAGTTCCCTGACCACAGCACGAACTTGCTGCGGAGCTTGTGGGAACAGCAACATGAGGGTTTCCTTTGCGACTGCACAGTGCTTGTGGGAAGCACCCAGTTTTTGGCCCACCGCGCCGTGCTGGCTTCCTGCAGCGCCTTTTTCCACATGTTCTACAAAGAGCGGCTGGACAAACGAGACTTGGTCTCCATCAACAACGAGATCGTCACAGCGCCAGCCTTCGGGCTGCTGCTGGAATTCATGTACAAAGGAAGCCTCTCCTTCAACGATATGCCGGTGGAAGACATCCTTGCGGCCGCCAGCTACTTGCACATGAATGACATTGTCAAGGTGTGCAAGAAGAAGTTGCAGGCCCGTGCCCTGGCAGAAGCAGACAGCACCAAGAAGGAAGAGGGTCCCCTGGGCAGCTCAGAGCTTCTGCCCAGCACCTCCAAGTGCCAACTGCAGGTGCCTGAGGCCCAGACGCTACCACTCCCTCAGCCATGTGAAGCAGAGAAGAACAaaaaagaggagtggaaaggagaGAAAACTGGTtctgatgagccattggcctcCACCTTGGATGTTGCGGACACCACACAGCCGGGGATGGAAGCTCCTCCACTGAGGCCTTTTCCACTGCCCGTCATTGACATCTCCCTCTCCAGCCCCAGCAGCTCCACCGAAACCATATCACACAGCTGCTCTCCGCCAGGAAATGTCGCCGAGGGCCATCCTGGCATAGGCCCTGCTCCGGAGAGATATGCGAAACAGCGGACAGGCAGCCTCGGCGCCTTTTGCCAGAAAGAGCCAAACAGGTCCTCTGTCAAAGTCAAGGTGGAAGCCATTGTGATCTCTGACGAGGAGCCAGACGTGGGGGAGCAACTGGAGGAACAGAGCACAGATTTGAGGTTGGAGACCATATTCCAGAGGTCCACCATAGAGGCAGGGTCAGCTGGAGGCTGTGGACGCCACCCGGCCAGCTTCGAAGAGCCGGGTGGGATGGAAGAGGTCTCTTCTGAGAGTGGTTTCCTGCCTCAAGAGCACGTACCCTTCCACATGATCCCCGTGCCGGGTGGACAAACCTTCTCCAACATGGTGACTCCACCCCTGCACGAACAGATGTACTTGCAGGATTACGAGTCCCACTCCAACTTTGGCATCTTTACGGAGGATGTGCCCACCTGCAAGACATGCGGAAAGACCTTCTCGTGCTCCTACACGCTGCGGCGCCACGCCACTGTCCACACGCGGGAGCGTCCCTACGAGTGCCGTTACTGCATGCGGAGTTACACGCAGTCTGGAGACCTTTACCGGCACATCCGAAAGGCCCACAATGAGGACCTGGCAGCCAAACGTTGCAAACAGGATGTGGAGAACCCCTCTTAGGGTGCCCATACCCCTGTCCAGCTAGGACAAGGGATTCGAGATCAATCAACCAGACAGTTCCCCAACACACATGGACAacaattctctttttaaaaaaacttggtgCAGAGGTCACGTGACGGAGGTGCCATAGTCCAAGCCAATGACTGCTGTGCATCCTGTTTCAGTTTTCCCTCCCAGTCCCTAAACATTGTCCCATCTTGCCCTTGAGGAGTTGGCATTCGTTTTTCTACAAGGTTCATGATTGGGCAATGCGGATTCACATCCAGGCTGTTCCTGTACATAGTTTGGAAGAAGCCACATAAAATGTAAAAGGAACTGGGGAAGGGTCTCATCCCCTCttcccatatttatttatgtttatactGTCATAGCTGCAAGGTAACATGAGGTTGGAGCGGTGTTTAAGCTTCCCCGCCACACCCAAGATCAGTACTGCTAGGTTGAGGATGTTCGGTAGGAGGAAAGGTCTGCAAGCCTTTTGTTCCTGATAGAGGATGTAAATCAGAATTTCcttgaggagaggggggaggagaaacaaggttctagccctcatggctgcACAGGAAAGATGACAAAGGGGCAACCGTGTCTGTGAGGAAGTCGGTATTAAAGGGCCTTGCTCTGACACAATCCCATTATTCAGTGTGGGTGGGACTCACTGGGAGAAGTGGGCAGAGTATTGTTTGACACCGTCCCTCACAAACTATGACACGTCGGTGTTACAGCAGTCTAAAGCAGCGGAGTCTGGTCCACCAGGGcgagtggggcaatgccccactaacctcaactctgccttcagccagcctccacctgcctgctgcCTTACAGGCCATCCAGAGggtggctccgcctgtcattggctttgcttCTGCCTCCTGTTGGTCTCCccaccttccaccctaccaggcCCAATAatcggcaccagccaccactggtctgAAGGGGGCACTGCACAGCTCATCCCAGCTACTTCCGTGTTCCAAAATGCGCCCATGTTACAGACACGGGACAAGGGccgagagagatgggggggcttGCCCAAGCTGTACGCTCCCCACTCCAGAT is a window from the Rhineura floridana isolate rRhiFlo1 chromosome 22, rRhiFlo1.hap2, whole genome shotgun sequence genome containing:
- the ZBTB3 gene encoding zinc finger and BTB domain-containing protein 3, translated to MEFPDHSTNLLRSLWEQQHEGFLCDCTVLVGSTQFLAHRAVLASCSAFFHMFYKERLDKRDLVSINNEIVTAPAFGLLLEFMYKGSLSFNDMPVEDILAAASYLHMNDIVKVCKKKLQARALAEADSTKKEEGPLGSSELLPSTSKCQLQVPEAQTLPLPQPCEAEKNKKEEWKGEKTGSDEPLASTLDVADTTQPGMEAPPLRPFPLPVIDISLSSPSSSTETISHSCSPPGNVAEGHPGIGPAPERYAKQRTGSLGAFCQKEPNRSSVKVKVEAIVISDEEPDVGEQLEEQSTDLRLETIFQRSTIEAGSAGGCGRHPASFEEPGGMEEVSSESGFLPQEHVPFHMIPVPGGQTFSNMVTPPLHEQMYLQDYESHSNFGIFTEDVPTCKTCGKTFSCSYTLRRHATVHTRERPYECRYCMRSYTQSGDLYRHIRKAHNEDLAAKRCKQDVENPS